GTAATTAATAGCACTAATTCATCGAACAAAACTGACAGTTTCTTCCACATCCTACGTTTTCAAGTTATGTATGCATTCCTAAGGAATACACCAGTATTTCATAAATTAATAATGTTTTCAAGTTATGTATGCATTCCTAAGGAATACACTAGTATTTCATAAATTAATAACGTTTTCAAGTTATGTATGCATTCCTAAGGAATACACTAGTATTTCATAAATTAATAATGTTTTCAAGTTATGTATGCATTCCTAAGGAATACACTAGTATTTCATAAATTAATAACGTTTTCAAGTTATGTATGCATTCCTAAGGAATACAGCAGTATTTCATAAATTAATAACGTTTTCAAGTTATGTATGCATTCCTAAGGAATACACTAGTATTTCATAAATTAATAACGTTTTCAAGTTATGTATGCATTCATAAGGAATACACTAGTATTTCATAAATTAATAACGTTTTCAAGTTACGTATGAATTCCTAAGGAATACACTAGTATTTCATAAATTAATAACGTTTTCAAGTTATGTATGCATTCCTAAGGAATACAGCAGTATTTCATAAATTAATAACGTTTTCAAGTTATGTATGCATTCCAAAGGAATACACCAGTATTTCAAAATTAATAACGTTTTCAAGTTATGTATGCATTCCTAAGGAATACACTAGTATTTCACAAATTAATAACGTTTTCAAGTCAAAGGATGTTAGATTTGAACATAATAGTAAtataaccttgaacataaagactcATTACATTGCTAATTAGGTTGTTactatacttttaaaaattatattagaattcaTATACTTATGAAACTAAAAATATTTAACTTCGTTCCTCATGTCGTCGACTCTACTACCGAAAATATCATAGGACTTATCACTAAATATGTGCTATCTTACTTTGATTTACCATTgaacacatgtgatatttttatgacagaataaaaaataaaattaaatattttaatttcgtTCTTAATATAacatttgaaaatataaaaaataagatactaatgataactaattacatgagtaatctataattagccccctTCCAAGTGACCAAGAATCAGCATCAGCTGCTTGGGCTTGAATTTGAACAGCAGTCATACTGATATCAAAATTGTTTGGCGAGAATCCTATGTGGTCAGCAGTGATTGTGGGGTGTGTTCCAGTATAGGGTTATAGATTTTGTTTAGGTGCAGTTCATTATATCCAGTATCACAAAACATACGCGTACATCAAAAGTCCAACTGTAAAGATCAGATCAGGACCAAGCCATAAGACCGGAAGAAACTGAGGTGCTTCAGATTGTacctgatatattaaggaatcacAAATATCAATGCCTATTTCACCAGGGAAAAAGATATCAATACCACTCGATTCCCCAGGATCCATCGTGTTAACGAATGCGTGACATGATTGCAAGACGAAATTGAGTTTGAACTTGATGATTCTACAGGAAAACAGGTAGAGAGGCTGTAAGTACGGACAGCGATTATGGATGAACCATAAGGCAATCGGTTGAAGAGTTGTTTGAAACAGTGTCAGCAAAACGTAGAACTGGCTGGCTATTCATCCGTCCACCCTCTTGTCTCAAGCCATTGGTTGTCGCCTCCTGCAATGGAGATTTGCAAAATGTAGAGCTGTTAGAAGCCATGGTAACTTCATAAACAACTGAGAACGAGCAAGTCATTAAGCCCGATTGCTGGAGGGTTGATGACGAGCCATGCACAGTTATTGATCCCATGATCTGCTCGTGGAGATTATTGTAAAATAGATACATGTGCACCATTTTAGCTGCTGCAGTAAGATGAAAACTAGGAGCAAACAAGATTTATCTGCCCAAGCTTATAATCATATTAGATTTGCACAACGGGACCGCGTATGTAATTGCCATTTACAATGCATGATCACATAGAAGTTGAAATTATAAGGGGGCCCTATAATCATTCATTTCTAACATGGTAGCATCATGTTGGATTCTCATGATTAGGAAACCACATTTCTAATACAGACAAGAATTAGACATCTATTCCTGCAACATGATTCAGATTTACGTACATAATGCTGGTACCAACATACTTGAATGAGTGTACTGCTATGAATAAACAAGTTGCACAAAGTGATTACCTCTTAGGTCGGGAACGGTCTTCTTCATAATCCATCATTCCTCCAGGTTCAGAAAAGATCTCTCCGTGGCCTTGTAAGTGCAAGTCGGCCTGCTTAAAGTGTTTAACTTCTGCCACCAAATGAGTAAGACACATCGACTAACATTGCGATTTTTAATACataatttagttattcacatgcttGTATATAGTCATAgatgatttacaaagaaaaaaaGGCCAATAGTTAAAAGAGGTGttgatgcataaacataaacaaaCTTCGCTTTTTATTCAAGCATTTGAACTAAATGTGGATTATATTTGTCAACCATTTTTAAAGTTATTCTCAAACAATTAAGCTGACCTTGAGAGATTTCTTCACTTCTTCCACCTTGTCCACAATTTCCTTCCTATGCATCTTGTTGGCCTCACTCATAGTATCAGCCCACTTGATTTTCTCTTGGATCATATGAAGCAAATTATCCGAAGTTCCTGACCTGTACGAGGTGTCTTCTAAAATATAAGTGAATAGAATGCATGAAAGATGTTCTGTCAAAGCAGGTTATACATTCCTCCAGTGGCTCACAGGAGAAACTAGAAAGATCAGAAAAAAGAAAACCCAGCTTATGAAGGACGCAAACTTActctttgaactttttcatagaaTATCATATTCCTcggaaattaaaattataaaactgAATAGTGTATTCTGTTCTTGGGTAAACTTATAATCATCTGCATGTCTATcctaaataacaaataaagatcCATGTGCTTTTTTGGATCACAAGCACATGGGATACAAGAAAGTTGAATTCACAACAAGTAAATGTTCCACAATCTCTCAGAATAAATACCAATCAGTTTATTAAAATGAATAGTATTCTAATTCTATATAGTTTTGCACAGCAAGAAATGATGTGTTGAATCCAATGGATAGTAAATAATTTTCTTACAGAGATATGAACTTCAATACTGTCCTATGTGAACAATCAACAAAATGGCTTATATAAGAACAACTTATTCCTATGGACATAATCTCTATAGCACTGAGGATGGTTGACAGCGAATCACATTACCATGTTCAAGTGTTCATGATATTGATCCTTGATAAAGAGTAGGAAAAATATTCTTAATGTGGAGCAAATAAGCAAAGTCAAAAGCTAAGGAAAAAAAGTTACTTCACTGGCCAAGGACTCCCTATAACataaaaacaaagcattcatattttAGTGTTACAATCAATTAATTTATTGATTCAGAAAACATTTCCAAATGGATATTGGAGGTGCCTCACTACCCCTATTGTATGGCAAAAGTGTACTGTATTCCTGAAGCACCAAGAAAAGTACATAAACAAAGCTGATAGTTAGGAGTATACAATATTTAAGAACTCATTATAACAGTTTGTGTGCCATATTTCTTCCCTTTCTAGATGTCACAAGTGAAATTGAAACAAGAGTTGCATTAGATAGTTAATGTCCAATGTAAAATCATGTCAAAGCGTAAAAAATGTTGAATTTTAACTAGGTGAAATAGATGGGAGAAATGCTCCTTATTATTATCATAGGAAAAAAGAGTTACTTGTTTCTCCATTCAGAAAAAAGACAATTACCCCCTACACGTGTGACCTAAGACATACTAGGGATTACTGTACCCACCCAAAACGGTACAGtttgggcggtacgtatcggtccgggtGTGGACCGATACGCGGACCAAAGTTTGTATTACTGATGTGTACTGCCCagtacgggtggtacataccaaTCCCAAAGGATAACGATACGCGAaccgccctctaccgggcggtaccaatGTCTTAACCTCGTATCCGGCAATACAAGATCTATATTAGGCGATAACGATCGGTTTCGATCGTTATTGATCTGTACtgggcggtaacgatcgaaatccaacCATTACCGACATGTACCGGTCGGTAACAATCAGATTTCAATCATTACcgatcaagggctgagattgccCTATTATTTCAAACAGTCAATTTAACTGTTTGAGACTTATAGaagagtttttaaaccctttccttccCCCTATTTTAACTCATTTGACTCTCTCAATCTTTTAAGTTTCCTTAAACTCTTTTTCACTCACATCtttctcttattatcacattttcattctcctaaactcaacaaagctatgatttatggattggatcaaatttagaaggctaatttgagaggattaagagggagaacactttgatcaagaggtatgtattctctttctaaaTTTTTGTTTggttatgagatgattaagcctattctatgtggtgtatgacttaatgtctaatatgttctttgatatgtttttgatgatataatagtgttaattagagagtaattaaggtctttaaatttgtgattagtgtgtttaatattgattttttttcaaaattagatacttaataggtcaaatctttatatttcatgcatattaaggatTGAATCATAcgtttgtgatggtataataggtttaattagattttaattaatttttttaatgctgtaattagtgattttaatgataatttaatcaaaatttgatcgatattaggtcaattcaatgtctttaatacataTTAAGGATATTTAACATGTTTATAGCGATGAAAGAGGACTAATTACaaattaattaactatgttaatactacgattagtgtatttaattacAATGATATCCAAATTTGACCCATATTGAGTCAATTAAATATCTTTAATGCCTATTAGAGTGTTTGGCATGATTATAATGTTGAATAAGAAATAATTAATAGGTAATTAACCATATTAATGGTGTGATTAATATATCTAATGATAATTTCATACCTATAtttgatcaaaattatatatttaatgcttCTTTCAAGTATTTAACATATTTATGGTGATAAAATAAATCTAATTAGGCGTTAATTAAGTTCTTTAATACtgtgattagtgattttaatgatgattttatcaaaaTTTGATTGATATTGAGTCAactcaatgtctttaatacctattagggtgtttgacatgtttatagtggtgaaaaTGGACTAATTAATTAACTGGTAGTAGTGTgattaatgattttaatgatgatttaatgatattgAGTCAATTCTACGTATTTAATGCACCTTATTATGGCTCATTATGACACGTATAATCACACCTTGTTATTTTAAACTAGGGATAATCACAACttgcttatttgatttaaatttggtaggaACATGACACCAAAGGAACAAGCACATGATGCTTGGGATCATGCTCGAAAGATAGACGGCAACTATCATAATTGACAATGCATTTATTGTGACTACGTCGGCAAGGGTGGAGAAATCACCCGGGTGAAAATGCATTTGGTCAATGGGTATCCCAATGTtacaaaatgcaagaaggttccgacGGAGGTCCGTAAATCATTTCAAAACAAGTTACAACAAACAAGAGAAGATACAATATaaaaaaaagcaagagttgcGAAAGAACACTATAGGGTTACGTAAGAACCAGTTTATGACGATTATGAGGGTTGCGACGATGAAATTGATCTGGATCTCAAAGCTGgtattcgtgcatcattggagcatctaTATATGTACGAGGAAGCAATGAGACATcaacgacctgactcacaatagAAGCATGGCGGTGGCAGTGGATCTGTGCCACAAAGAATCCAGAGGTTAGCCAACATGAGGCAACCAACTACCCCTCCtcaattaagccaaactagtagCATGAGATAGGGTGGAATTTATGGTTTTATGAGAGGACTTGGCAGGAGGTTCGCAccatatattattgatattgatccaTAAGCCTATCCTCTACAAACAAcgaaacagacacggattgacgatacatatacaaaagaaaagaagcggGATATTGGGAATGTAATTGCAAAATGGTTTAACTTCCACAGGATTCTAGCAAACACAActcaaggtccatattatcagagcatggtctccTTTATTCAAAAATCTAGCACGAGGATCCAACCTCAAACATCGAGGGAGATCCACGACGTGTATTTAGATGAGGAGGTGacagaactaaaggattggatcaaatccttcaagaagcAATAGGACGAATATGAGGTGACACTAATGTGTGACGGTTGGACATGACCAATAAAaatgagtatcatcaattttcttgtttattgcaatagatgGGTGGTGTTTCATAAGCCAATTAATGCTTTCGACAAGATttaagatgcaaactacattgaaAACTTAATGGACATCGTAGTAGAGATTGAACCACGATACATTATCCAGATAATCATTGACAATGAAGCCAATTTTAAGAAGGTCGATttacaattgatggaaaaaaggaaaacaatatTTTGAACTCCATATGcaactcattgcatagatctaatgcggAAGGATATTGGCGAACTACCATCAGTCAACAAGTGTGTAACTCAAGCACAATTGatcacaaagtttatatataatcattattGGGTCCGCTCTTTAATACAAAAGTATATAAATGGTGAGATATTTAAACCTGAAGTCACTCGGTTTGCTACAAATTTCATTGCCTTAAAGTCAATATAGCAAAAGCGGCAGTGCCTCAAGGCAATGGTCACCACACAGGAATGGTCCGAATCCAGGTATTCGAGATTGAAcgatgaaaaaaaaagatggaaaagaccattctttcttctagattttgggagaccgtgaatgaaatcataaaaggtgtggaaccactttacgTTGTCCTCTATAAGGTCGATATGAACAAGCATTCACAAATGCCTTATCTTAGACATATGTTGATTACAACAAGCGAGGAGATcaagaaagcattcaaagatgattttaaggccgaccaatactTATAGATCATCAATCGCAAGActaaagttcatatggatcaagatatccataatatagttaaattcatattcagtgtaatttaattcataattttttaatgtataaaaaatttttactaactaaattatgttttgcagcgtattatctaaatCTGACAATTCAATTTCAATATAGTCTTGGAACACGATCAGATTTATTTTCGACactaagaaatattatatatcgAATCTTGTCAAGCACTACTGATGCAGCCGATGCTATTATGAAGGATCAATTATTCCGAGAAACAATTGGTTCATTCTCTAACATTATAGCTATATCGTGTCATTACAATATGGATCCTGGTGAAGAAAAGTTACACACATAttgattataaactatatttgatattaattatttgttatgctaataaagtcTTATTTATACTTTTTTGCAATTGAGTGGCGGCTACAATTTGGAGGGGGCACACCGTATTTAAGGAAGGTTGTTGTCTGTGTACTTTCATAGAcgacatctagtggttgcgaaagTAATTAGTTAATGTTTGCATTAATTCACACGAAGGTATGCAACAGACTATCGTATAAACGATTGGAGAAACTGGTATATGCCCACTATAACATGCGGCTAAGGTTGTGGTGTGTCGAACTGGACAAGGAACCGAAGGAAACAGAGATTGATCCCATCGACCTCCAATTCTAAAATGAAGATTCAGAGCCGATGTTAGAGTGGGTCAAAGTGGcgaagaaccaagaggatcctctacttgatgaggctgGAGATCCTCAACGTCCTTCGTGTTTTATCACCGAGGGAATAAAAGAAGAGGAAGCATATCCCCAGCAGGAGGAAAATTCCCCTCGATCAGAGCGTGGCGGAAGGAGCCAAACAAGATCGAGTCAAACTGCTCTAGGAACTAGAGACACCCAATCGTCACAGTCGTCTGCCCAAcgtacaaaggcaaaggcaaaggggaaggcagtagcatcagctgcaccattggaaagaatcgagtcgggtgaCGAGACACCTTTGCAATCGCATTCAACAATTAGCTCGGTATTAAGACATGACAATGACGTAGACAATACTACCTCAACCGATGATAGTGATGACGTCGAGGAATTGATAGTCCCATCCATataatttgagggtggtgcatagatcgaggagcagtattttacacatgccacccaagattcagatcatggagctcGACGAGGTACTAGTCATGTTTATGCACAAAAGGAAAAGGGGAAGCCAATATACATAGAACgaaactcatcgtattcacaatcgtcgtattatggagaaaCTTACGGCCAACAGCAGCATGATGATAGTTAGTCATTCTCTGAGCAACAGTACGATGATTGACCTTATGATACGGAGCAGCAGATCaatagcgaaagtagaagttctaCAATTCACTATGTTTCGCACTAATATATGCCATATTCGTCATTGCCTCAGAAGCTACCTCGGACACATGTGGTTCACGACGATCAgcctacgaccatcaccacatcGATGCACCAATCGCATACGGTGTATCAGTACACTATGCCATGGGATCAATTTAAGGATtgggtccgacaaacatatcatattaatataCAGATATATAGGATCGAGGATCTCGATCCATCACTCATAGAGTCTCGTCATTCTATTTTATGGTAGAACCAGGTATATCCATCGATTAATTAATtcgttcatttgaatcttaaagtttaaattgcataaaaaataatctaacaattcaaatatatatttttgtagataattcaatattaatggaaggatgATCTGGAACATACcacaaggctactcctcaaagcccaaAAAGATATATGGCACTATTTTTTCCTAAATTAcattttttgctaaaattatactaaaattatatttatttatagctTAAAAACCctattctaactttttttttctatttttcaggtatttttgaaGATTTTTCAGCTCATTTTGGGCGTACCATCAGTATGCCTTTGTACGTACAATACCGAGCAaggctcggtacaccggtatggaccgAAATTACAAACTTTGACATAGACCACCCCGTTTCAGGCGatctatattaaaataataaaaaatcaaaaaagtGGTGGGCCCCTATCCATTTCAGCGTTAAAAAAAAAGCATATTAGGGCTCTTCTCGCGTTCGAAGCTGCGACACTACCTCTTCGTCGGTGCGATGCTGCAGTGACAATGCTTCTTCACCGCTGCAGCGACGCTACCTCTTTGTTGATTCGCCACTGCAATGCTGCAGCGAACCTTTCTTCGTCACTTCACCGCTGCGATCCTACAGTGGTGCTGCCTCTTTGTCACTTCATCGCTGCAGCAATGCTACCTCTTCTCTGATTCTCCACTGGATGCTGCAGCGACACTGCCTCTTCGTCACTTCGCCGCTGCAATGTTGCAGTGGCACTGCCTCTTCGCCGCTGCAATGCTACAACAGCATTGCCTCTTCACCGCTGTGATGCTACTGCTTCGTTTCGACACTGTTGCTGCTGCCATTGCTTCCTAGGTATTGCTacacttctcctccttttctttcttcttcttcttcttcttcttcttcttcttccttcttccttctctgtTCCTCCACCAGACCTTCCTCTTCAACCTCATTTTCTTCCTCGTTGAAACATCAATATGTACCAGCGTATCGTGTGTCGATACACCAGTATGAAGCGGCACGTGCCATGCCGTTGACCGGTAAGGCACACCAGCTCGGACCAGTAAGTCATACCTTGAGACATACTATATCATTAAAATGAATTCTTAATTAGTATGATCTACATAGATACTGAAATCAATGCTTGTTACTGAAGAAAAACATTAACAGGCAGCTGCTAAATCTTAAGGTAGAAAGTATAAACAGCCATAAAAAAAGATTACTACATACCCTGCTAAAACTATAACTGAGCAAATACAAAGAACCCACACAGTAACATATAGCCGAAAAATCCTAGTCAAACTGAAGCCAAATTTGAGAATCCTAATCAAACTGAATTTAAATAGTAATAAAGACCTTGCAGGTGTAAATAAAATATGTTCTAAATCAAGAATTTCTTCTCAAACTACTTCAGGAAAAATACCCGTAAACAGAAATTTCAGTGCTACCTGTGGATGTTCACTTAATATCATTGGTAAGCCATTTTACAACTTTCATAAGTACTAAACTGAATAAGTGACTGTATATTCATACAAATTAGTCCAATGAATGCACTATTAAATCACTTTTCCATAATCAAACATTATCAAGATCCTCATATAAGAAAACAAAGATACAACAAAGTGAGAAGACTCCCATGGCATACATACAACCATGGAAAAAATATATACCAGTTATTTAGTGtctgaatcatgttgtctagttGTTCAGGTCTAAGGTCCCTTCCAGCTGCAAACTGAACCTGTACCACAAGCCAAAATAGAAGGGGAAATAAACAGGATTGCATGAAGCATTACGGTACAGATCTGTTTTTAGTGAAGAAAAAAAAGTATACAAAGATTGACAGGGCAGCACATTTACCAACCTCGAAGCACCTGCGTGATTGATCCAGTTTTCCTCTTACAATACCCTTTAAGGACCACAATAATAGCATAAGCGTATTGCTCAATATCAACATCTAAAACTTCATCAATAACTGATGGAAGTTAATATGCTCTAAATAAATGTCTTTATATCTGAAATAAGTACTCCAAAGTACCCAGTAGAATCCATGAAAATGCCAAAATTTGGTAGCCGCAATGGTACATTGCACGACTATACAGAAGAAAAGGACTTGCAGTTACATGATAAAATGTTCAACGATGCAGATAGAAACTTGTGGAATAACATGGACGACCATGTAATAGAAACAGAGAAAGTGAATAAGAGTATATCATTCATCGATAGGAAAAATCAGTGCCTTCATCAATTATACAATTTCATTCAGTAAACATATTCCGCAAATACTTACCACATACATGCACTCATTGATAAGGAAATCTTCAAGTTCCCTAACATTTGAAACATCCAGCTCTTCCATGAGATGATCATAAGACAATACCTAACAACCAGCGAAATAATTGGATATCACCACAATATAACTGCAATTGGTTAAAGATATTGAGGATAAGATGGTTCATCAAGCAGCCCAAAAAGTCACAATCACCCAATAACTGATCTATTGTCTCATCTAATCTCAATGACATCTGACACTATATGAACACATTGATGTAGCAAATCTTATAAAGTAGGACACAACAGACCAATCAATACATGTACATCTGCATATATATACTAATTGTATACTATGTACAACTTACACAACCTATgatcatatataatatttatagaatCAAATGACCTGTTCATAAAAATAGGTAATACCACATAAAAGTATTAGATTGATATATACAACACTAATGAATAAATCATTCAGTTTTGGCAATGAAAACCTTGAATGATGTTCTGGTCCCAGAGCAGGTGATTGGCCCCACTCCCTCTACAGACTTTTACTGGATTTTCTTATGTATTTCCAAGTGAAAAAAAGATATATGGTGGTATCATAACCGATATAAATCATCCAGTTAAATCCTATTCAGGAATTTTATGTGTAATGTCACC
Above is a genomic segment from Musa acuminata AAA Group cultivar baxijiao chromosome BXJ3-4, Cavendish_Baxijiao_AAA, whole genome shotgun sequence containing:
- the LOC135636686 gene encoding COP9 signalosome complex subunit 7-like isoform X2, which codes for MGITRCSHATNLKGVPTNLEPPSHRSHGRGGEGMDMERRQSEIIDDFVKRAAALYDAAPNLAGLILEATAHPFLFAFSEILSVPSLARLKGTQYSSSLDVLRLFAYGTWSDYKRNAGCLPVLLPDQVRKLKQLSVLTLAEIEKVLSYDHLMEELDVSNVRELEDFLINECMYVGIVRGKLDQSRRCFEVQFAAGRDLRPEQLDNMIQTLNNWSGTSDNLLHMIQEKIKWADTMSEANKMHRKEIVDKVEEVKKSLKADLHLQGHGEIFSEPGGMMDYEEDRSRPKRRRQPMA
- the LOC135636686 gene encoding COP9 signalosome complex subunit 7-like isoform X1, which encodes MGITRCSHATNLKGVPTNLEPPSHRSHGRGGEGMDMERRQSEIIDDFVKRAAALYDAAPNLAGLILEATAHPFLFAFSEILSVPSLARLKGTQYSSSLDVLRLFAYGTWSDYKRNAGCLPVLLPDQVRKLKQLSVLTLAEIEKVLSYDHLMEELDVSNVRELEDFLINECMYVGIVRGKLDQSRRCFEVQFAAGRDLRPEQLDNMIQTLNNWSGTSDNLLHMIQEKIKWADTMSEANKMHRKEIVDKVEEVKKSLKQADLHLQGHGEIFSEPGGMMDYEEDRSRPKRRRQPMA